Within Bactrocera oleae isolate idBacOlea1 chromosome 6, idBacOlea1, whole genome shotgun sequence, the genomic segment TTTTCATGGTTTCCTTTGAAGTTATAATATTAGGAAGATCCTTCTCTTTCTGATCTGATTGGGTTAAAGTCAGGGGAATgtgttaaaaacaaacaaactttaATAATGTCCAAGAAAAGTCTACCTAAGTTTAGATTTTTCCATATCATAACGTATCACAGGTACTATCAAAAGCGTAATACCgatcatttataccaatttcctcaagaaaaaaattaaaaattttctttattttgtcaATAAATTTACGTATGTGAAACTTCGAGACTctacaacatatatatattctataaacatataaatgatcagcgtgacgagctgagttgatttagtgatgtccatctgtctgtttataggcgaactagtctctcagttttgaAAGTATCGCtctgaaatattgcacacaTCCTTCTCCCCCCAAGAATGTGGtcatttgtcagaacggccgatatcggaacttttttatttaacgggATATCTTCAGGCAATTCGACATTAATTATTCTCCAAGGCAACACAataatattcgaagaaattttccaaATTACCATATTAGACCAATATAGCAAATAGCTAGTTAagggtttttcttgtttaatgcaaagatttgtcaacacctgaaagAATGCTCCGCTTTGATCTTTGAAAATTGCTAGAGTGTAGAATGTTCGgatacactcgaacttagcccttccagatttgttattaatattgATGTTCAAGCATCAATCTGTACCAGTTTTCCTATGTAATATAACTGATATCTTCTGCCACTGAGttgagaaatatatatttcttatttatacaaccaattaaaagtaatatgtgattaaaactacaatattatatatacatatgtactttcctaaagaaagatttatatttaaatttatttttctaatacatgtaataaatatttatgtaaagtgATCACTAAATAATTAGTAATGAAATGATCAATAAGGatgttatacaaatttcaaTGCACATTGATCAAGGTCATAGTTGCTGCTCTTGTATGACTACAAATAACAAAAGTGCTGACATAGGTCAAGAGTGACGAACGCCTCTGCGAAATGTTGTTATTTACAACATAGGTAAAATTCATTCATGCCTCTTGGCGTTGAGGTGGTGTTAACGTCCCTATTCGCTTCCCACTGAATCTTTCAGCTGTCGGCCGACTACTTATGCTCGTAattgaaatgaataaaaaagGAATGAAGACAAAGTTCCTTTAGAAAGATAACGAGTAGGCGCATTCTTCGTGGCGGAGTTGTTTATGCTTGAGTCGATTGAGCGCATATAAAAGGAGCCACAACCTTGGTGGACAGCATCAGAACACAACCAAACGAGTGATGGTAAAGATCTATTAGTAGCGCTACTAAACTATTGACCAGCTAGCCAGTCCTAATCGCCATGAAGTTCGTAGTCTTTATTTCCACCTTCGTACTGGCCACATTTTCGTACGTAAGAGCTAACAATAATGCAGTAACCTACGTTGCCACACCACTGCTACGCACTTATCCCTATGTTTATAGCGCGCACAGTTCGTCCCTCGTCACACCCACTCAGCAGCAATATCACACCCAGGATGGCTTAGGACAGTACGCGTATGGTTATTCAGAGCCTCATTCTACAAAGCAGGAGATACGCTCAGTAGACGGGATCACACGTGGCTCATATAGCTATCGGGACGCTGCGGGAAAATTACAAACTGTAGACTACACCGCAGACGATAACGGTTTTCGTGTCGCCGCTACGAATCTGCCTATCGCCGTAGCCGATGACCAATCACTTCAGCCGCCCTTTCGTGGGAGGGCAACGTCAGGCGGAGTTGCCATTACCGCCGGCGTTGGAGCAGCCAGTGACGTTAACTTTGCAGGTCATAAGGAGGCTTTATTGCGCCTGGCAGCGGGGGGTATCATTAGCGGCGAATCCATTACAACCGGCTCAGATACTCGGTCTGTCCAATTGTCTCAGCCCATGGATGATACAGTTGCCGTGGCCGCTGCAAAGGAGCCTCAACTACACCCGCATGATCCAGAGAAACAACTGAACGAAATCATTCAACATAGACGTGTTCTTACACCGACAATTGTCCCAGGCCAAGCCACTATTCGAACATCTGTCATTCCAAGTATTTACAATTACGGTTATCCGTGGAGGTACTTTTactattagaaatatttttaaagtaaatacatGCGTAATATACCAACAATatgaatgtataaaaaatattcagtatttttgtaattttttgggataataaacatttatttaataatcttttttgtgttatacgagtaaaaatattaaattagaaaGGCCTCGTTATGGCGAATACAATATGAATATTGAGGGAGTTATTCAAAGGACTGCACCACGCATTATCCGAGTTTCCTACTTTTGACCTGTTGATAACATGAGATATCTCGGGAAATTTAATATGGAATATCGGTTATAACTCAACCAAATGGAACGAAATTTAATACATGAAACCAATGTCGGGCCCCtattgcatttacatatattcagCGTTAAGCCAAATTAtgattaagaaaatatgtgaaattaatttcattaaaatattacacctTCTGGCCACATAAACGGTTCAAAGTAAGGTTGAAAGTCGGAAATCTCTGTATCGGGTATACTGGGACTAGGGTAGATCTTAGCTGATTGCATTTcctttgagccttaaactaaaGTATGTATATTCAAGAAAGTATTGGGCTTGATTATTATCctatttcatctattttcacactgtatacCGAGGTAGTCGAGTGAGTTTGGTTCATATAGCTTTAACAgtttatgatatatgtatataaaatctatTAGGGAGCGAGTCCACGTTCACTTTAAGTAACTTTTTTACCACATATGCTCCTTCCTTGTGTCATcacgatatcttaatttttactcgagTTACCGCTAGCCCGGGCGGGCTAATCATCCACATCTATCTAGATTAGTTTCAGCTGTTACAAAAAACCGTCAggtgaacaaaagtattatactctgtgcaacatattGCGCGAGTATAAAACAGTCATCGATGGTTTACCGACCCACCGTCCGGCTGCCACTATTTAGCACTTACATAGATGAATAATATTTAGGTGGGGAACCAAAAAGAGGCTAATCATTTACCTGTGACACTCACCATATACTGCAACTTTGGCTTCATCTGCagttttaaacaagaaaaaatttccaTTCAAGAACTTTAGTTGCCCAATACCGggggtttcgacaaatgagcagctttttggggagaaaagaacatgtgtaaaatatcagatcgatatctcaaacactgacGATTAGATCGCGTTTATATaaacagacggatatggctaaatcgaggCAGCTCGTTAtgttaatcatttatatacatacatatgttacatacttCGTGGCAACATCAGATGCTTTATAGTTGCAAGGAATTCTGCTTACTTACATGCTTCTGCTAGAAATGTGTATTTTCGCTGATAATTgctcttagttttagattatgagaatttaaattattttatatacatattgttattgcatttgtCTTTTATTAATCAacgaaaataatcaaaatattactttttcttagAGCTTAATGTAGCGACAGGCAAGTACTCGCGATCATTTGATGGCACAACAATATTATAACGGAAAGCGCCACTTGGAGTTATAGTCGGCCTATAAATCCTCAAAGGGGCCGTCACAGTCAACGGTTGCGACTTGACCAAGGCATAACCCGCGTTCTGCTGCTTCTGGCGCAATCGATTATTGCGCTGCTTCACCTCCTCGTAACGCTTAAAGAATTTCGCTTTAGCAGCGGCCACTTCAGGCGTATCTTCTACTTGCTGGGGAAGTAAGTCGATAACTTTTACATTGTCATCATTAGATTCCTTTTCAAACATTGAATTCGAGGAGATAGGAGTGGAAATTCTGTATAAACGCAAGTTGGCCTGCTGATGCGCTTCCAAGTGTTGTAAGCGCGCCTCTGCAACTTCTGGTGTTTCCTGCACAGATTGTGGTACCTCGAGTGCAATGCTACCATCCGCCGATGATCGCTGTTTTGGCAAATTAGTACCCGCTACATGGAAGCCATCGGCATCGGCGGTATATGTGACAGTCTGCAATTTGCCTTCGGCGTCTAAATAAGCGTAGGAGCCACGTGTAGTCCCGTCTTGAGTGCGTACTTCTTGTTTTGTGGAAAATGGTTCTCCATAGCCATAAGAATAATGACCAAAGCCATCCTGGGTGTGATATTGATACTGCTGGGCAGACGCTAACCTATTCCAGTGCGGAGCGGTGCGTGTAGAGGGAATCTCATAATAGTAACCATCGGCACTGACTACCGCCAAAACGGACGACAAATAAAGGAAGAACTGCATTATAATTTTCGAATATagagacattttttttaaataacttgaaGAGCGCTGCTAGTGATGCGGTTTTGCAATGTACCAGTACTCGCTCTACGACGATTGTGTTATCAGTTCGACTATATGTTCTGCTATTTATACAAAACGATGCTATGCACAGTTGCCTTTGTTATGTTCGTGATGAAGGATTTTTATTCTCCTTTATTTCTTAAGTTCAGTTATTctgtaatatttacatacatacatacattattatttcttatttggtAGAAAGCTTATGCTCTTCTATATTGAtgataagtatgtatttatgtatatatatgtgaatgtatATGAACAGCCGTGCATACCCGCGGTCATCCCACTGGCAATCGCGTGTTCCATAAATCGCGCTCGTCCTCAAGAAGGTCGCCCAGTTTGCTTTCCGTTGCATGGCGTCGCAAAACATGACGTACAGCACGTTTTTCGCAAACACTGCACATGCCGCAGGGCCTTCCCATATCACATGTACTTATGCTTGTCTTGTGCTTTGTACGAAAGCATAAGCAACACGTGAgcgccacatacatatgtaccaataTGCATACGAGCATTTCGTCGTCGGTATAATCGTAAGAGCACcgttaaaattaagttaaaggaGACAGCTTCTGAACGCATGCGGCGATATGTCAGTGGTACTGACTAAAAGAACTTAATTCACTTGAGTTGCACAGAAGctttcatattatacaatatgtacacatgtatatgtatacaaatgtgcTAACAGAGGTTTCCGGACTATAACAACaacttttcattaatttttgtgatCTGCAAGTTGTCCTTGCCGAGTTTTTTTGGAGTTGCATTTAATTCCATTTATTGGTATTTAGGAATTATCATCGATATTGTTCTTTCTTTGGTTAATTTTTGGAGTCAATAGTTcattgtaataaattaaatcgaAATGTACGTTTATGCGTTGACggaatgtacataagtatgtatgagcAACATATCGCTTTCAGTATTATTGCCTTGAAATATTGGCATTCGAGCAAATGTATAAGTACGTCAAGGTACATacataacaaatacatatacatatttacgaaaAATCGTTGTTGCGTTTACGGTAAAGAATAACTAATAAAATaccttcaaatatttttagacgATGATTGTGGCAAACAAATTTTCAGTTTTACACATTtacaattgtttatttttatttattgttgtttctaAATTTCCAACAACTTTTAAGCAACTACCGGGCAACGTAGATATCTTTAGGAAGTTTTTCTTCGGAGGCTGAGgaaaaaactactaaatttcataaataaaccgcTATGTCTACATAAAGAAGAACTTGTTTAAATGCTAGTTTAAATCCGTCTGATTCGATAAAAATGCCTATTTGGACTACTTTGGGAACAAAGTACATCGAACATAACTGATATGCTTCCatcttaaaattgtaaattttcttcTGGGTCAACAAGGAGGATATATCAAAAACCCCTGTTTTATGTTCTTTTGGGATAGCCGAGACAGAACACTGGACTAAAAAAGTTTGGTCTTTAAGAGTGAATTTAGTACCGGGtagtatgaatgtgatgaaTGCCCCTCTAGTAGCCAGAGACTTCGTAATATAGTAATATACTCTCTTCAAACAAATTTAGGTCtaataaaacagtttgtaaAAACTCTAAACAAGGATGGGAAATGTTTTAAATGTATCagtaaaaaatttccaaaactgagcacagaaaaaaattaaagctggtATTATTGACGGTCCTCAAATCAGGGAactaataaataacattttactgATTATATGACAGATAAGGAGAAATCTGCATGGATTGACTATATTTGGgttgtgttaaattttataataaataaaaagtctcCAGATTACATTCAACACATGTAACACGAGCACCAAGATGCATTTCCTCTTCAACCATCGAACTAGACAGCTTCACAGAAAATTTAGACGACTTAAATGATATTCGCACTATGGTAGAGCGATACTAGGGTCGTTGGaatgcaaatatgcaaatatgatgGCTGATTACTGCTAGAgcattcaaaacaagaaaactaATAAatggccataactaagctccacaataagaggcaagactgttatttggtagcaacattttttgtttacattttttttaagtgggcgtggccccgaccacaataggtttaatgtgtaatctcctaaaccactaaaactATAAATACCAAAATCTCTTAAGATAAATCCTTTTAGCATTGTGAAAAGGGGGGAAATCGGGTTATAACCCGTGAAATTGGGACTACTTACTATGTTAGTAGCGGAACAGAGACAAACTGACTCTCCTGCggctacatttttttcttttattaatacgtatacatatgtatgtgtatcttCGTCGTAATCGGGTGAACTGAATGTGCGAGAGAGTCGTTGATTTAAATTGGCAGtgatttttaccattttcagtaaaactaaattataaatacaatagttCTTCCTTTGCCCCACAAAGTTGATTACGCCAAGACACAGTCTCACTACGTCGATGACCATTCTGTCCCATTACTTTTTTCGTTtaatacatagtacatatgtaagtatatgtcaagttcttaagctgtaattttttggctgtgaacttttgtgtttttattctataaatttttcaagtttaattgattttttttttttactgatttaatacaatttttattgatttaactTTGAGTTgcaagataagtattaaatgttcctaagttttgtgcagtattaaaaagtttaaactttcgaatttttggtgtcgagtcagctttttgtttcattttgttttattttattctattttcgctcattatttatttcatttacttctttattcatttactttctttttatttgttacagtgcttctaaaactgctcgctatattgctttttaaaactgtcttggttttatactttgataaaaaaattgctattatttttgcgtttgttcttaattgaatttattattattaatattttattaatacactaatttattatatatctattaaattttgttctacttactcttttatttgatcttcattcttgtggtttattctgtcttgtaacttccccaattgtaacattaaaggcgagtcagatcgctacgttgcATGCTGGCTTTATGATGGGCTTGccatcttagattctattctcgactgaaggcattgcgttggtcctgtttaaattgtagatctattgaaatcgatctatttaaagtttatagggagacacgcaatggctttaacgaaatcggtcgagatcttgtaaccctcactgaaaaatttaggcactatgaaaaattgttcaaatcttttaagtgcctgaatgattctcacgaatcctctaaacctgctcctaagcgtaaacatcctttcgatgaagtaacacttagttcttctgtacagaaaagaacgtcttctcccaatgacctaataaatctctcttctccttgccctcaaggtgataagccgtcaacttccaaagagctcaattccccaaaagctgtatctaatagtaataagtgtctcacaattccagagttTCGTCACATTTAAAAATCgttgatatcaatatacgtaaatttaacttcaattatgatagaagtatatcatcgtttaaaatagacgtatctctttaAACATTCAAagagatcttagatagttcattctggccacctggggcttttgtacgtgaatttaaacctaaacttagaagtcaaactgaggaaaacattgttaaattaccaaaagcaaccaccgatataaaaaactgattggcaGAAATTcgttaagcatttattatcaaaatgttagaggtcttaatacaaagtTAACCGATTTGTATTTGAACAggtccaattttaatttccatataattggatttacagaaacttggttaaaacctcacatttttgataatgagattttaaacagcgaatttcaaatttttagatgtgatcgactgaacagaatcggtggaggtgttctatttgccgtgcattcctctatcccatctgaaaatattctagttccagggaccgactcatttgaatttaaatgtattagagtatacgttaatagttgctttatttatttaaccctatcttatataccaccccattcgaacttatctgtatacatgcaacatgcttctttaataaatagtgctacctcgatggcaaataatgcagattcaataattgtattaggtgatttcaatttaccgtgtgcttcgtggaaatctttagatgactatatcgtgccgatttgcaatcggtgatgttttaatgagtttttcgaaaaaatctccgagttgggtctgaaccaaattaatttgattccgaataaatttggtaaatgcttagatttagtatacgttgatacctcttcaaagtgttccgttattcagagtaatcctcttgttctaccagaggactcataccatcctgctttggaaatatctgtcgaaatctcaggcaatgtacgggataataatcatcaaacttcgtgcttctgtactcggtttgcaaaagctaattttaaaaagttaaatacagaactttctacaataacatggcctaattataatggtgacattgaattgagtgtctctcattttaataacattattatgaaattatttgaaaagtatgttccaatagtaattgttagtagaagtaaaagtataagtccgtggttttcgaaaaaattatataaattgaaaaacagaaaaactcgagcctttaaatattttaaacaagaaaaaacgttaacttcggttacaccgaagctataatacccttcacaaatacaaagtccccttacatgaacttaattccgaacgttcaatttgtgtggcagctatatgatatagtgatctgatctgaccaatttcttcggagaataatttgttgccttaagcaagaactcgtgtctaatttcgtgaagatacctcgtcaaatgaaagagtttcccatacaaacacttgattccgattgtttagtttgtatggcagatatatgctatagtggtcgtcgttccaacaaatgagcagcttctttgtgagaaaaggacagttgcgaaatttcagatcgatagcttgaaaactgagggacta encodes:
- the LOC106618822 gene encoding adult-specific rigid cuticular protein 15.5, producing MKFVVFISTFVLATFSYVRANNNAVTYVATPLLRTYPYVYSAHSSSLVTPTQQQYHTQDGLGQYAYGYSEPHSTKQEIRSVDGITRGSYSYRDAAGKLQTVDYTADDNGFRVAATNLPIAVADDQSLQPPFRGRATSGGVAITAGVGAASDVNFAGHKEALLRLAAGGIISGESITTGSDTRSVQLSQPMDDTVAVAAAKEPQLHPHDPEKQLNEIIQHRRVLTPTIVPGQATIRTSVIPSIYNYGYPWRYFYY